In the Brachionichthys hirsutus isolate HB-005 chromosome 13, CSIRO-AGI_Bhir_v1, whole genome shotgun sequence genome, TCAAAGCAGGaatgctgggggaggggggggggggtcattccgGTTGCGATGAAAATTTACACTCATGGCATTGgcaagaaaatacatttaattgtattttattaccTCAATGATATTCTTTCCAATCATCAGCGAGAGGACGTAGATGCCAGGGATCTCCTCTTCAATCATCTTCTTTATTTGTCCCATGCTGATAGGGTTACAGCAGCTGTCACCTTGTACACACATAAAGATTTACTTTGATATCATTTCACATATTTTGGAAAGCATGGGTGCACGCGTAGAGTTAATACCAACACTGACCAATAACAGGTATTTCTTTGTCTCGCTAAAGTCTGATAAAACCTAGATTACAAACGCCAAAATGTGAATTCATGTGCTGCTGAAAATAGTTCCCACGATTTGTGAAATGCTTCCTCAGAATTACAGGTCTCAACTTCTTTTAGAAATAATTTATGGTCagattttaaagaaaaatattagctggaaaaaagaaagcactATTTCTGTTTGAGAACAGTTTGGTAAAACGGGAGAACAAATGATCTTGCGTAACAGACATTGTAGGGAGATCAGAGTCAGGCAATATGTATAAGACAAATATAGGGAAATACAGTATCAGCTACACCATCTGATTAAGGTTGCACACTGCCTCAGCAGATTTCATTAATGTGTACCGGTGGGGTACAGCTTAATACCAGATACAGTACCCGTCTCTTGAGTATAAgtctgtttacatttttattttgttttcaaaatccTTTCAATCTAAGACTGTTAAACACAGCCACTCACCCATTCCGTGCCACAACACCACCGGTACTGGTGCTGTCCCATTGCCGTGTTTATAAACTGGGCTGGcagccaccagcagcagcactggacCAGCAAGGAGAAGACACAGAACTACGAACCCTGGAACAAATAAATCCTTTATTCATGTTGTACGATTTCATCAAGATGGTTTACATGATTCCTACTTTAATGCCTCATGATTAATGTTCTGGATCTGGGGGGAGATAAAACAACTGCTCCAGTTAATCTCATCATTACCCTCAGAATTCTGTGCAATGGGTGCATGCATTAGTTGGCAGTTTATTTGGTGTGTAGAATGCAATAGAACTGGTTAGACCAATAGTCACAAGGTTCTGCTGCCAAAACAACGACCTGAAAATAGATCTCCTGTAATCTATTATGTTTCATAGCCTAAACAAGCTAACTAATCTAGACGCTGACTAAACACGCTTTTGAAATGTGCAGTACCAGAATCAATGACATGAACATTCAACATAACATCCCGAGAAGAGACATTTTTATAATGAAATAGGTccaaaaaataatgtttcaaaTCAAGACTTACCGTTCATAGTTCTTCCTGCTTGTCTGTCCGACTGCTCGTCACGTGATTATCTTTAGAGCCAACAGCCAATAATAAACGAGGGGCGGGGTCCTACGCGCAAAGGGGCGGAAATATCTAACTAGTTACTTGcataattttaaaataatcctGTTTCTCTGCTACCATTTAACCGGAATCGTGTggatattatatttattaagcGTCTCAGTGACTTGTGTCGCATGTGAACCCCATATGGATCCGCTACGGTCTCTACTCGGGGTTTTCTTCTCAACATAAACGCCGCGCTGTAGTTGCTCGCTAATTAGCTTGCCATGCTAGCTCGCAGTGATAACATTCGTGTTGAGAATATTTAGCCGCTTAATCGAACTACAGGTTCCAACTCCCGAccggcttttaaaaaaaagagcgtAATCTTAAATCCAGGATGTCTATTCAGTACGAAGAACCAACGATGACGGGGAGTTACGATGCTGCGGGGTCGTTTCCGAAAAGTTTTAGCTACGGGGCGGAGGAGCCAGACATGGAGGAGAGTTCCTCCTCCGAGAACCAACCCAGAATCCTGCTGATGGGACTGAGGCGGAGCGGAAAGTCCTCTATTCAGAAGGTAAACGACCGCGGACAGCAACACTTCCTTATCCACAATACATAAATGAGCACAAAGTACAGAGTACTATCTTTGTGTTTCTGATCAAGTTAAACAGCGACTCAGACTGCGAACCCCAAATTAGCATGGAATTGTAGTCCAGTTAAAAGCTAACATGATTAGCCGCCGCAGGACGAAACGGACGAATGAACTCCATTCCCTGATAAATCGGTCAAGTTAATCTGATTAGTTATTATGACTAACTGTGGTTACAAATTGAAGTGTTGACTCTTAGTTGCTATCTCACTCACTCTGAATGTtagatgttattattattattattattattatttaccaGTATGTCATTATCATGTCTCCAGAGTGTCAAATATGCATGTTGTTATTATCATGAAATTGGAAAGATTGTTGGTTTCTGTAATATTAACTCTTATGGTAAATTGTATGTTGTGAACTCTTCTTCACAAATGATAGTCTTATCTTTGTATTATTTAAGTCAGATGaagaaaaaatacacacaagatGTAATTCAttgcaaaaaaagaataataatcatGTGAGGAACTTGCAGGATGGGCAGACAGGAAagtatatatagtatataaagAGTATGCAGGAGTATCTGTACCACAGACACAGAATGCCAGTATTAAACAAagagaacataaaaaataaCGGTAAATCTGAAGTGCAATATTTTAGAGATTGTCAGTTTCACAGGACGTTTGAAAGTAAAGACACTGAATAGAGACGATAATCACTTTGCATTTCTGGCCAGGTGGTATTCCACAAGATGTCGCCCAATGAGACGCTGTTCCTGGAAAGCACCAATAAAATCTACAAGGATGACATCTCCAGCATTTCCTTTGTCAGCTTCCAGATCTGGGACTTTCCTGGCCAGGTGGACTTCTTCGACCCGACGTTTGACAGTGAGATGATCTTCAAGGGAGCCGGGGCTTTAATATTTGTCATTGATGCTCAGGTAAGATTACATTAGTTTAAGCTGGAGCTTACTTTGTAGCTCTGAAGGGCTTTCCTGCATGAGATGAATCGTCATGCCAACATTTCCTTTGGTTAATAGGATGACTACGTCGAGGCTCTTGGGCGCTTACATCTTACAGTGTCTCGAGCCTACAAAGTGAACCCAGATATAAACTTTGAAGTGTTCATCCATAAAGTGGACGGCTTGTCAGACGATCACAAAATAGAAACGCAAAGAGACATCCATCAGAGGGCCAACGATGATTTGGCAGATACCAGCTTGGAGAGACTTCATCTCAGGTTAGTGGAGCCCATGACTGAACAGGTTAGATGCTCCACTGACATTTAGCTGCAGGTCTTTCCTGCAAATCACGGCCATTTTTACAATTGTATTGTTTTCTCAGCTAAAATTGAATaacgaaagagagagagagagagagatgttgcAAACTGCAGAAGTCAAGTATTTCCCACAGTTGTTTAAGGCATTGAAAGTGACTGTCGAGGAAAGAGCCCACATTTAAATTCCCTGCTTTCCCTCTCCAGCTTCTACTTGACCAGCATCTATGACCACTCCATATTTGAGGCCTTCAGTAAAGTCGTCCAGAAGCTCATTCCTCAGTTACCGACGCTGGAGAACCTTCTGAACATT is a window encoding:
- the LOC137903447 gene encoding ras-related GTP-binding protein C-like encodes the protein MSIQYEEPTMTGSYDAAGSFPKSFSYGAEEPDMEESSSSENQPRILLMGLRRSGKSSIQKVVFHKMSPNETLFLESTNKIYKDDISSISFVSFQIWDFPGQVDFFDPTFDSEMIFKGAGALIFVIDAQDDYVEALGRLHLTVSRAYKVNPDINFEVFIHKVDGLSDDHKIETQRDIHQRANDDLADTSLERLHLSFYLTSIYDHSIFEAFSKVVQKLIPQLPTLENLLNIFISHSGLEKAFLFDVVSKIYIATDSSPVDMQSYELCCDMIDIVIDISCIYGLMQDGSGCAYDKESLAIIKLNNTTVLYLKEVTKFLALVCILREENFERKGLIEYNFHCFRKAIHEVLEVGSSPRGVGSSSNEQTGLKYSALNGGEEETRVVH